One genomic segment of Streptomyces sp. NBC_00239 includes these proteins:
- a CDS encoding ArsR/SmtB family transcription factor, giving the protein MFHLRFGEADLLRCRFAVSPRWETQEAVRTLQRPERLAYHLPWLRRAREAAAPLDLRPLWLLMPQRGHTPDFLGPPPIGPAASFDQELARIRAAAADPAAVRDDLARSLACTPGALESPQGRELLDDPVRAVERLADLTEQAWHALVEPYWPRLRALLEADIVFHARRLATSGLAGLFAGLHPDLHWDEASSTLTLDRVTHHDRDLGGQGLVLMPSAFVWPEVAGGFDPPWQPTVAYPARGIGALWTEPRERTPEALARLFGRARADVLCALAEPASTTALARRLGLAPSSVSAHLKALAGAGLLLAHRHGRQVLYERTPLGIALATPPSPGPDPTG; this is encoded by the coding sequence GTGTTTCATCTGCGGTTCGGGGAGGCGGACCTGCTGCGCTGCCGGTTCGCCGTGTCTCCCCGATGGGAGACCCAGGAAGCCGTACGCACCCTGCAACGCCCGGAACGCCTCGCCTACCACCTGCCCTGGCTCCGCCGGGCCCGCGAGGCCGCCGCGCCCCTGGACCTGCGCCCCCTGTGGCTGCTGATGCCCCAGCGCGGGCACACCCCGGACTTCCTCGGGCCGCCCCCGATCGGCCCGGCCGCCTCCTTCGACCAGGAGCTCGCCCGCATCCGCGCGGCCGCCGCCGACCCGGCGGCGGTCCGCGACGACCTCGCCCGCTCGCTCGCCTGCACGCCCGGCGCCCTGGAGTCCCCGCAGGGCCGGGAGCTGCTGGACGATCCGGTCCGCGCGGTGGAACGGCTCGCGGACCTGACCGAACAGGCCTGGCACGCCCTGGTGGAGCCGTACTGGCCCCGGCTGCGGGCGCTGCTGGAGGCCGACATCGTCTTCCACGCCCGGCGGCTGGCCACCTCGGGTCTGGCGGGGCTGTTCGCCGGGCTCCACCCCGACCTGCACTGGGACGAGGCAAGCAGCACGCTCACCCTGGACCGGGTCACCCATCACGACCGGGACCTCGGCGGGCAGGGCCTGGTCCTGATGCCGAGCGCCTTCGTCTGGCCGGAGGTGGCGGGCGGCTTCGACCCGCCGTGGCAGCCGACCGTGGCGTACCCGGCCCGCGGGATCGGCGCGCTGTGGACCGAGCCGCGCGAGCGGACGCCCGAGGCGTTGGCCCGGCTGTTCGGGCGGGCCCGGGCGGACGTGCTGTGCGCGCTCGCCGAGCCCGCGTCGACGACGGCGCTCGCGCGGCGGCTCGGGCTGGCGCCGTCGTCGGTCTCGGCGCACCTGAAGGCGTTGGCGGGTGCCGGACTGCTGCTCGCGCACCGGCACGGCCGTCAGGTCCTGTACGAGCGCACCCCCTTGGGCATCGCCCTGGCCACGCCCCCCTCCCCAGGCCCCGACCCCACCGGCTGA
- a CDS encoding MFS transporter: MSVNAPTAGYRSAFRVREFRPVFAAHLASVLGLVIAEISLTVLVYRLTGSPLMSALTFALGFLPYLLGGTLLAGVADRYPARRVLVACDLVCAGCAALMVLPATPVAGLLVLRCAMAFVAPLFQGTRNASLADILGDGDRFVLGRSLLRMVAQSAQLIGFGLGGLLLVAVPPRGALALTAGTFLGSALLLRLGTANRPARAAGGPRSGPLAGLRAVFGDRRLRALTLMCWLPPVFVVAPEALMAPYVHDIGAGTATLGLLMCALPVGTIAGELWAGSALGPAARSRLVVPLAAVSLLPLLAYALRPAAAPLAAVLLLAGLAHAYTIGLDRWWVDAVPEELRGRAMTLLSTGLMTLQGAGMALAGLAAELVPVHLVVVGAAVLGTLCVLVLLGELRATGARRDDPRDGHGDGHRDDRPDGQRRGPKGETGLNAK; this comes from the coding sequence ATGTCCGTCAACGCACCCACCGCCGGTTACCGCTCCGCGTTCCGGGTCCGGGAATTCCGCCCGGTGTTCGCCGCGCACCTCGCCTCCGTGCTGGGGCTGGTCATCGCCGAGATCTCCCTCACCGTCCTCGTCTACCGGCTCACCGGATCCCCCCTGATGAGCGCCCTCACCTTCGCGCTCGGCTTCCTCCCGTACCTCCTCGGCGGCACCCTGCTCGCCGGCGTCGCGGACCGGTACCCCGCCCGCCGGGTCCTGGTCGCCTGCGACCTCGTGTGCGCAGGGTGCGCCGCCCTGATGGTGCTGCCCGCCACCCCCGTCGCGGGCCTGCTCGTGCTGCGCTGCGCCATGGCGTTCGTCGCCCCGCTCTTCCAGGGCACCCGCAACGCCTCCCTCGCCGACATACTCGGCGACGGCGACCGCTTCGTACTCGGCCGCTCGCTGCTGCGGATGGTCGCCCAGTCCGCCCAGCTCATCGGGTTCGGGCTGGGCGGACTGCTGCTCGTGGCGGTCCCGCCGCGCGGCGCGCTCGCGCTCACCGCCGGCACCTTCCTCGGCTCGGCGCTCCTGCTGCGCCTGGGCACCGCGAACCGGCCCGCCCGCGCCGCCGGCGGCCCCCGCAGCGGCCCGCTCGCCGGCCTGCGGGCCGTGTTCGGCGACCGCCGGCTGCGCGCGCTGACCCTCATGTGCTGGCTGCCCCCGGTGTTCGTGGTGGCCCCCGAGGCGCTGATGGCCCCGTACGTCCACGACATCGGCGCGGGCACCGCCACGCTCGGCCTGCTGATGTGCGCGCTGCCCGTCGGCACCATCGCCGGCGAGCTGTGGGCCGGCTCGGCGCTCGGCCCGGCCGCCCGCTCCCGGCTCGTCGTTCCCCTCGCCGCGGTCAGCCTGCTGCCGCTGCTCGCGTACGCGCTGCGGCCCGCCGCCGCGCCGCTCGCAGCGGTCCTGCTGCTCGCGGGGCTCGCGCACGCCTACACGATCGGCCTCGACCGGTGGTGGGTGGACGCCGTCCCCGAGGAGCTGCGCGGCCGGGCCATGACCCTGCTGAGCACCGGCCTGATGACGCTCCAGGGCGCCGGCATGGCGCTGGCCGGGCTGGCGGCCGAGCTGGTGCCCGTCCACCTGGTGGTCGTCGGCGCCGCCGTACTCGGCACGCTCTGCGTCCTGGTGCTCCTCGGCGAACTCCGGGCCACCGGCGCCCGCCGCGACGACCCCCGCGACGGACACGGGGACGGACATCGGGACGACCGGCCCGACGGCCAACGGCGGGGACCGAAAGGCGAGACGGGGCTGAACGCGAAATGA
- a CDS encoding MarR family winged helix-turn-helix transcriptional regulator, with protein sequence MPKPLSLPFDPIARADELWQRRWGPVPAMAAITSIMRAHQILLAEVDAVVKPYGLTFARYEALVLLTFSKAGELPMSKIGERLMVHPTSVTNTVDRLVKSGLVARRPNPNDGRGTLASITEKGREVVEAATKDLMAMDFGLGAYDAEECAEIFALLRPLRVAADDFDE encoded by the coding sequence GTGCCCAAGCCGCTCAGTCTTCCCTTCGACCCCATCGCCCGCGCCGACGAGCTGTGGCAGCGCCGCTGGGGCCCCGTGCCCGCGATGGCCGCGATCACGTCGATCATGCGGGCCCACCAGATCCTCCTCGCCGAGGTAGACGCCGTCGTCAAGCCGTACGGGCTGACCTTCGCCCGCTACGAGGCGCTGGTGCTGCTCACCTTCTCCAAGGCCGGCGAGCTGCCCATGTCGAAGATCGGCGAGCGGCTGATGGTGCACCCGACCTCGGTGACGAACACGGTCGACCGGCTGGTGAAGTCCGGCCTGGTGGCCCGGCGGCCGAACCCCAACGACGGCCGGGGCACCCTCGCGTCGATCACCGAGAAGGGCCGCGAGGTGGTCGAGGCGGCCACCAAGGACCTGATGGCCATGGACTTCGGCCTCGGCGCGTACGACGCGGAGGAGTGCGCCGAGATCTTCGCCCTGCTGCGCCCGCTGCGGGTCGCCGCCGACGATTTCGACGAGTAG
- a CDS encoding DUF3817 domain-containing protein, which yields MKKSVLTRYRVMAFATAIMLLVLCTCMIFKYGFDKGADLTFVVSQVHGVLFMIYLVFAFDLSSKAKWPFGRMLWVMVSGTIPLAAFFVEKNVRAEIEPLVSDGLATAKA from the coding sequence ATGAAGAAGAGCGTGCTGACCAGGTACCGGGTGATGGCCTTCGCCACCGCGATCATGCTGCTCGTGCTGTGCACGTGCATGATTTTCAAGTACGGCTTCGACAAGGGCGCCGACCTGACCTTCGTGGTCTCCCAGGTCCACGGCGTGCTCTTCATGATCTACCTGGTCTTCGCCTTCGACCTCAGCTCCAAGGCGAAGTGGCCGTTCGGCAGGATGCTCTGGGTCATGGTCAGCGGCACCATCCCGCTCGCCGCCTTCTTCGTCGAGAAGAACGTACGCGCCGAGATCGAGCCGCTGGTCAGCGACGGTCTGGCGACCGCGAAGGCCTGA